The following is a genomic window from Homalodisca vitripennis isolate AUS2020 chromosome 5, UT_GWSS_2.1, whole genome shotgun sequence.
CCGACATTTACACGTGTTGTCCGAAATTTACACTACGCGGCACAATCGAACAGTTGCATTGCCCGGTATGTAAATTTAACCGACCTCGTCgccatttgttatgtttgtatctaaataacagtacttatgccgggggcgggtgaatcgaaataaagaacacttttacatttcttaagacacggccacacgaggggtggtgtggcaagcgaGACTGGGAGTTGACTGCCTACTGTGGCTCAAGGAATGCTCGGACAAGGCAGTGACCAAAGGAGAGGGGGATCAGGTGATCTCGAGTAGCCCaatgccgtttattcaaaatcatacgattaaaacatccgacacattacgtcatatggggtgatgtgcacctgttgcaaatatattttaaacttactagataaagacacaaagaatattcatatataacaatttGCTTACTAAGACGAGAGTAATAAAATTTCTAGTAATTTAATGATTGCCGTTATTTTATTCACATCAGGTTCTATATGACGGGTAAAACCAACATAAAATAACCGCTAAATACACTTTAAtcatcatgttttaaattataggGTAGGAGTAAGCTAAAACATGGGAGACGTAAAAGGCTTTACtaaggctgcatgcaaaattgcATGTCTATAGCTCCACTTGTTCCCTATCACATATTCTAATGTCTTACatttgtactcagtttgtttacgaatgttttattttgtgttgttcCCAGTTTCCATCATGTTTACTGTAACGTCAGCGtaaatatctatatctataaCATGCATCGAATGCCAAAATGATATTATCTATGTAACACTTAAGTTTGGTGCAAAACTTTTAAGTCTATTGGCAAGTTCGTTCTCGAAATAAAATGGATACAAGAGACACTTAGGCAGGCtgacatacataaataaaaataaatttagcccCTTTCAGTGATAGGCTTTCCTTCAGTCGATAaccaaaaaataattagttaattagatGAATGAGTACGCAGTTAAGAATTATGCTCAGCCATAGTATTTAAATAACCTTACGTAATGTGTCATTGTCATGTTGGACTGTCAGTATATGGAAACTCCTGATTTGTCTGTGCATATCAGTCCTGTGTTCAGGTTAATGCAACAGAGAAAATGGAGTAGAGTGACACTTACAGTGGATATTAGCGATAGCCATATGTGGACTGTGACTGGACGGGTGTTTTtaagaaaagtaatatatttatagtatgcCTTCGTATAGAATCTATAACTTTAAATTGGTAGACTATGCTTCAAAGATAGCCCAGAGTCTATTATTCATagtaaaacattagtaataaaagGGATTTCTCTCAGTCGATTCGTGCTCCCAAATATAATTATGTGATTGAACGCATTCTGAACACCCCTTATATTCTCCAATGGGTATTTTCCGCCCCTTCTAATcttttgtttgtttcttgttCATCAAATTTATTTACCATGCACTAGTTTctcattatgaaaataataaacgatcCGTTCACCTTTTTAAATCAAGAGATCCTATTTAACAGATTCAGTCCGAGACACGACTGTGTGTAGTATTAATATTGACTTTAACTCCCGTTCACCTTACAATAAGTGCAGCTTATTGCattgaaatacaataatatttcaaaatatatttatatgaatatttttatctttttggaATCAGACGCTGTGACAACACACgcttgactactggaatctggagtcatgtttgtctgaagatatccaaaaacATTCGGTGAAGAAGTAGCTCAAAATGAAGCTCTATACCATTCGATATCAGACAcgtatagaataaaaatatactgtaatctaTATAAAGAGGAATTCTCATTGCCTCATAAGGTACACTGTTGATTGCACTACGATGTGTTCGACACGATCTCTAAACACGCTAGAGCTCTCGTTTATTCTAGACATAACGTAGCTAAGGTATTCCGCCTAATATTTAGTTAGGGGTATCCAGCGATCAATATGTCTCAAAAAAGCACGCACCTATCACGGGATACACAGTTTCTTTATTAATGTATTTCTATTAGTTATTTCcctacaaatttatttctaaggttgaaatattaatttcataaccTCTTGAAGTCTTTCTGAGGTAAAGGGCAGAtctaaagattaatttaaaaacatttacgcCGGGCATTACAATCAATTTggcaaacacaattttataaaatggaaatgtTGTAAAGAATATGTGATATTAATATGTAAAtcgtatatatacaatattttaacatgtatagGCTTTATTTACTTCACGTTAcaggtatttttttcttataatacaTTAGGGATGTACGTGCTCGTAGGGGAGACAACGATAAAAatgaaacaacagttttattattaacagttaCGGGTTTGGCAGATGATGCCGGTAGCAAGATGGGTATAAGTCCAAAAATCTGATTGCGTAATTCTATTCGACAAATGAGTCTGTTACTGTTTATCAGActgaaaaaaatagaatatgTGACATTAGTCAACATAGTAACTGATATTAGAACCTGAAACGCCTACTTTGATGCTAACATTTATAATGATGGCGTGTACTGTATTTTTATGTGTACATCTACACACAAATGTCAAATgtgaaatttgatataaaaaagtatataattgaagggaattaaacagttttaaatactttttaattgtttaaacgtCTTTATTTACTAAGACAATGTTTGCTGTTGTTTTTAAAGGCTTTTAATTCTATTGAGTGCATAGATTttgaaatgatatataaatttattttgcaagctgttttaaaaattaattcccgGTAGTTAGTTTTAAaggagtttattttttatttcaagacatACACGTATTTAAAACAGCtagtatatgtttttattgtagtCGACTCCAGTTACACAATAGCAAATTGAAGAATATACACAGGAATAATAAGttcattgtattaaataatagaatattaaacacTATAAAACCTCAGTCTACGTATAAACAATTTGATATTCCAGTTTCAAACTCTGTAGTAACTAAGTACGTTGTTCAGTTATTGAACAATATAGCTAGGTATAATCTGAACCCATTATAGTTTGATTCATGTTTGTATAACAATGACTAACGGAAAATAATATGAGAGAAACGATAAAAATTTGCATTTGACTCATAATTTGTATGattcaaaaacaaaactaatagttTATCAATTAGTAGAAATGCCGATATTGACTCTGCAATGCGGCGTGTGTGTTTATATTACCTTTTATAACGGGTAATTATCACATTAAATTATCAGTCAAGTAAAGATTCTATCTTACGTtcttatatcaaatttaaaatattatccatTGGATAAGTGGCAATGAACAATTTGTAAGAAACAAACATGAAGAACAAACCAAACAAATACATAGAAGAAGTGGAAATTTTGAgaccaaatgttttataaaatatatgagaaGAGTATTTACTGGTAAGATGCTTTTCTAAACAACATCATATACCAGAATGTATTTGGTAATAACAGGAAATAAataagttacataaataattCCACAAAGGGGAAGGACTGcaacattttttcaatttggTAGTGAGCTGAAGAAGCAGTGGCGGGATggggaaaatgtaatttatatctgTATACATGATATGtcaagaacaaaattatttataaaccagCATTTTTACATATACTGTAACTTTGTCAACTTTATTACAGTACGATAGTCAGGGTATTTTACTTTGAGGAATTCACTTTGAGATTGAGCCTATGAAAATTCTGGACACATTTCTTGATGTAAATTAACGTTTTCtattacaatatagtttttcATTTGTTCCTAAACAAAATTTTGAGTCATCAACTGACTGAACGGGCCTCCCATGTGGTAGTGATGACCCTATGTCATTTACATAGATGAGAAAATGTATCTGACTGACAATTGATCTCTAAGAGGCCGCAACACTCAGGTGAATCGGTTCAAAGAGCTTCTTTGAGAGTTGGACCATTTTTGTTCGATTTAAGCTGAGCCACTGAAGGGGCACGCCCTTGATGCCATACAATTCAAGTTTTTCGTGGTCAACACAGTCTACTGCCTTACACAAGTCTAAAAAACACACTTATAGCGGAATGTAGACGTTCCAATCCCTCTAAAACCATGTCTACTAAACTCACCACCACGTCTATTATCGACTTACCCTTTCTCAAACCGAATTCATCCTAAGAaagtataatgtatttattaagaaactgaaactttctatacaaatatggttttacaattattttgatgAAAACCGGCCAAATTGAAACAGGTCTATTGGTAGATAATCGATCatccttcttaaaaattggactATCTTTCGCGATTTTCTGGAACAAGGGAAAAATTTCTTGTTCAAAAAACAGATTGTCTTACAATATACttttagcatattttaataagacatacagattttaaattagagctgtttgtttttttggctgggtgttaaaatatattagataaaatattaccTATAACCGATGAACTCCCTGAActacatataatgtattaaacgaggtaatgaattttatattagcCTATTATGTGAGGTGTGATAATTGATAACCTTACATTTGAAAAGGCAATCACAATGAGCTACAAATATGATGTTTATGAatgtatgtaacatattttaagacatgactgattaatataaaataaatctcatCAATATACTTTTCTTTATGTCTCTCATTAGCCTGTTTTTAACATAACAGTCGATGAATGATCTTAGCTCTCTTTGAAACCAAAGAACAACGTAAGCTTTTTCTAGTGCAAAACAAGGATTTTAATACCGCGGTAAAAGCGAATTTAAGTGTTTTGGACAGAATTCATTTCAACAAAGGGCAGGATGATATTGAGCTGCTTATAATTAATCTGATGAATTAAATTCCAAACCGTGAAGTTTGAATCTCTTTATTGCTGTCtgtttttacataattcaattagatcattataaattattgctCATCTGACAGTGCCAATTATTATCCGTTTAAAATACATTAGATTTTGAAGAAAGCAGGATTCTTTCTGACATTTTCCATTTTTCAAAGACACGAAAATCATGCCTATGGTTTTTCGGTAACTGCAGGCATCTATtatatagttcagttttaatattgaatgtgttttttattactaagcgatttttttctttttggtgtGCATTACATTGGCGTATAACATGGTTGTGCTTGACACAATGCTCTTAAATTATGTGATTATATTAACCTAGATTGTTAGTTAATTGTTAGGCTAGTTATTCACCTCAGGACGAGATCAGGCTGCAGATCGTTAAAGTGTTTTGAATAATTATGTGTATCACTCAATGTTgacaaattttcagaaaaataatactgtttccttcaaaatcctgtttccatcatCAAAATACCTCAAGCAAAGAATGTATCtgatttatttcaatacttttagaACTCTTGCTATATTCCTCATATTTTtgctatattattattcttactaaCTACGCAACCAAGgcttttcttctttaaaattataaatgaaaggGAACATAGAAAGCAAACAGGGACTAATTGTATACAAaacttaataattgtattaaaatacaagatttaataaaaaaataaacgataTACCTCTTAAAAATTATTGGCTGTGCGTTAGCCATGACTATCAATCAAGGAGTCTCTCTTTCCACACGATAATTCGAGAACGATTTTCCTGAagagaatttataaatatgtacacctttttcttcttactttaaacaattttttttatgagtTAGAAATAAACCTGTGTTTATTTCCAAACCGCATTcaacattgaaataatttatttaaactaggagtaataaactaatatattagcTATCAGCTATTCATTTTTACGATACTAAGTGACGTAATAAACAAAGTATTAtagtaaaactaatataatctattattttttattacttatcatCAAACGTAATGTGGCATGCTACTAGATGACACATTAATAACTATAACTTTCTGCTATTTTTACCTCAAGGATATTGATTTATAATAGCTTCATTTAGATGTAGCACGCGATACTGTACTTGGACAGTTTCATTGACAGTGTAGGGTGAGTGCACCAGTGAATGACCGTTTTAAgagagtattttataaaacatattctgtGATTCATGTATGAGACTATATAAAAATCAGGGAATGGTACGATTGTTGCTTACTGTTTATTTTGCAGagtatatatactttaaaagtgttttggtaatacttataatatatgtaaataacattttacttacaaatttcaATCACCTAGTGAATGAATTGCTCAGCACCAATAAATGACTAATGGAGCACCAGTAAATGACCGGTCATTTATTGGTAAACATTACTATTGCATGAGCGGCCATTGAATGGTATTAGCGGTCATACGCTGGAGCTGATAGAATAAGGAAATAATAGGCTAAATGAGTAGGCTATTAGGCAagttttagattaaaaatgttattaataaattttacaaaatcagaaaaatcaaaatctttttatttccaTAAGTACAAAGTATTGTCTAACATTGTTTTAACAGAAGATTGTAGAAATTGATTTTgacatttaataatttggtttaattgttaaaaattgttcatttaagGAATTAAGTATAGTCCTTTATCTGCAGTTTCAGTTGGTGGACTCATCTTCTTGATGATATATTCCCTTTCTTTTTTACATGTCATATCTCTATTAGGAGGACAAAACCACCTCTGAGATCGACCAATCCTAACCCAACGCCTTATTGTGTAAGAAAGTTCACTTTTATCCACAATTTGTCCAGGGAAGTACTGATCTGTCAACATACACTTCACTATGACGTAGTCATTCACTAGAAAATCAGGATCTGGTCCATTACCTATTGAAGGCTGAAGATCAATTTTTCTTTCCCCTGTTGTCGATTtctttgaaagtatttttttaacaacttttttgttcacctttttttgtttttctaccttagtattttttaagctagtttttttagttctctgtcattttttcttttctttacagactcttctttttctattttaattgtttctttctTCAAATAATATTCTTTCCAGCCAGTAGATGTCATAGCATAGGGGGCTTTTTCAAGAGTTctttttttcccttttgtttcaattttaggCCAATGTAAATGTTGTTGAAAAACATCTATGGGCCTAGTTTCTTTTTCCAAGTATGTTTGTAGTTGTAAGTCATTAACTTTTAGGACTTGATCAGAAGCAAAGCTTGTGCTTCGTTGTGGATTTACACAGTCAATCACGGTTTCATTTGATAGAAGATCATAATTCAAATTAGTCTCCACCCCCACTACTTCAATTCCGCCACAGGTATTCATGGGCTGGGAATTCTGAATTATTTCTGTATCTTCAAAAAGCCCATAGTCCATGTCATCCAACACGATGGCATCAATAGGAATCAACATACTTGAAATATCTGTTGAATTACCAGAAGATAGCTCTGTTGCATTTCTTTCACTCTCGTCATGTATGATTTGCACTTTCTCAGTTTCTGATGATGTTATTTCTTTTAAGACTTCCTTCACCACTTCTTCTAATCCATTTTCAATTTCtatttctttatgtatttctTCAAGCATCTTTCTCCAAATCGACTCCTTTTTGAATTTCAGGTTCCTGAATTACATCTTTGCTTgtagtttgtgttttatttttaaacgttttccaAATACCATAGAGATGTAAATTCTCAGTCTCTGCAGGGCTGCCTTCCCTAATATGTATCTCTTGGAAGACTTCTGTAAGTCTTGGAGCCATCTCATATTCAAGAACTCGAAGTGCAACTTTATAATCATTATCAGATGGAGAGTTGTTTTCACATTGAGTTACCAGTTCCTCTCTtcttttagaaatacatttagAGTAATCTACCGAATTAGGATCACATGGATAAAGGCCACACGCATTGAAACCATGCTGAATTGTAGATTGTGTGATCGCCTGAAATGCCTCAGCAAACAGAGGAGCGAAGTTTACTTTCGAAACTTATTTAGtagtttcttgtttatatttcctGATTGATCTTTTCCATGCGTTTTTCAAAGGCTTGAAGATTGCTACATCGCAAGGTTGCAGTATGTGAGTAGCATTTGgtaacaaacagaaaataaaaatctgtttttcaacACAGAAGTTAAAAAGCTCCAAATTGATGTGTGACTTATGGCCATCCAAAAAACACCAAGACAGGTAGCTGTACTTTAGAATCAACCAGCCATGGATACAATGAATTGGCCATGTACTCATAAAAAGTACCACTGACCATCCAACCTGAATCACTCCTCCCTATAGAAAATGTGGGAGGGACAGAGTCAACTATATCACGTGGCATCCTTTTGAAAGGATACACAATCATAGGCTGAACTACCTTGCCTGCTGCAGAAAATGTGCATAAAACTGTTATGCACTCTTTTTCTGGCCCAGGAGATATTTCGTAGAAGTTTTTATAGCTTTTTGGCCCAAGAACTTTACCTGATTTTGGGCAGGTACACATACCTGTTTCATCCAAATTAAAAATCCTGGTTggatcatttaaaatatcttctgcATTGACATCTTTTAAGTAGTTCTTCAATTCAGAAAACCACTCTCTTATTTGTGGTTCCGTTACAGAGGCTCTTGCCTTTGATATAATTTCCGTATTGTCTTTTGCAATGTTGGGGTGTCTTTTCAAAAAAAGTTCTAGCCATTTCTTTCCTGGCCGGCCGTCACTAAATGGAGTTTCTCTACCCTCGTCTTTTACTATTTTTCTGCACAGTGTCCATGACTTCGTCAGCATGAATTGGAAAACCAAGTTTGGCTTTAGCCAAAATCCAGTCTTCCAGCTTTCCTTCTTCTTCGACTGACAGAACTGAAGGAGGGCCCATTTTCCTTTGAATTGGTGCATcagaatgtaattttgaaattagtgTTCCTTTGGGAACACCATACAGTTTAGAACCTTTGTTTGCAGAAATCCGTCCAGCCTTTACCTCTTGGATGGCTTTTTTTAGGGTTTTCTAAGCTGTATTTAAACCTTACATACGGCCTTTTTGAGTTATTTTCCTCATTTCCAGAAGCGTTGTTGTTCTCTGCTTCAGCCATGACACTGAAAAgaaaagctaaattaaaattggagTTAAGATATAATcaactgaattattttattttactgttgccAGTAAATGACCAATTCTGATCCCATAAATGACCACCAACTTTAACCCCCGGTCATTTACTGGAAGAAGATGACTAAGGCATATTCCAGCTGATTGGTAAAAGTCTGCTGCTATTGAGCATTCTATAATAAACAGCTCacttcagaaaaaaaaataataacttgaatCCAGTGAATGACCGAAATGGTCATTCATTGGTTATTCCTAGGGATCCGATTTAGTATATGACCACCTGTTTTCACGTAAAAGGTTTGAGGTTATCTTGGTAAAATCACTTTCAGACCAAAGTATAGGCtttgaataacaatataaatagctacaaacataacaaaacttCTGAGTTGTCTACAATAAATGATGTCAACACTTACCTGACATACGGGATTCTTATTGCTGGTGTAGTGATTAGTGGAAGTCGAAGACACTGCTACTAACTATCAAATAAATCAACCACTGCTTTCCCTCCAAAATGTTGTGGAACTGGATGCAGTCTAGAGAATGACCAcagatgtttttaatattagttgtgATTGGTCAGGATGCTctgttttcttaatattattttttttatgaaaaacggTCATTCACTGGGGGGGTGGTCATTCACTGGTGCACTCAccctagtaaaaatataaatatttcatctgaattaaaaatatatccacTAATAACATATATAGTACACGGTGGTAACTTAAAATgttgacattattattttacttcatttaccttTACCAATCACAATTGTAACCATATTCCTTTGCGAAGTACGCGTAGGCTATTGACATAGATGTACGctgttattttccaaaataaccCCGTAAcgaagttaaaatacatttttttcacacaaaaaccccaagtatatttttaatttctaattgtgtTTTACATCCAGTACAATGTTTTTCTCCTACAATATAGAACATTTTACTAACCGGTACAATGTATtggttataaataagtaaatctccatttttcaagaaattttcaaaaagtaaatgtACATTCATATTGTGCAACaaattacaacacaaataaatgacAGTTATTAAAGTTAACTCACTAAATGTTACAATTTGTTCTCAATTTACAACATTACtatactaaaatttgtaaaacataacctaaaaattcaaaaaatagccataaaattaaataatataaatatttttatacgtattgTGTTATAtaagagaattatttatatttgcattgtgggtttaaatactttttttgccTATGGATATCTATTTAGTTCGTTATTGTCACAATAAGATAAACCGGATATATGAGAGTAGACTGCGTGAATTGAGGTCGATAACTACCGAGCATGATAAGTGGCACGGAGAGAGGTTTTAAATGGAAACGAATCAACGTCAGTAACTTTATTAGACGTGGAATTAATCCCTACACTAACCTAACATTTAATATCTCACGGCACTTAACTGTTCAgattgtttcaattaaatctgCTTAGCAGTCAGTTTATGACATATAGGTgcattatgtatgtttttattactcATTACTACTGAAATATGGCTTTAGTTTAAGTTATGTGTTACAGTTTCTGAAACTCGGGCGTTTAACGGAATTATTTGGTTATATGAGTTTGTTATATGAGTTGAACGGCTTACTAAGTATCTTTAGGGATTTATTGTACCTTCATCGCAATAAGTATACGTATTATACGACTATCAACAACTAACGTACTTCTAATGAAGAGAGGTTTAggataaaaggtttaaaatggtttaaagggtatcacaaatattatttgcCCATTTTAATTACCCTCTAATCTCTCACTCGTATTGAACTAAAAACAAACATCTGTAAAGGCTAAAAGCTACAGATGAATCTTAAGTAATTTagtgtgaaggaaaaaggattgttgggacatttgccatcgttcagtgatacaatcactaacactacgtttctagatatgcaatctgatctcttcttcaggtaatgttgtgtttattttattaagtgcatgttttagagttagtgtagttgacacacaacatggtggttgtgattttcGACTTACGTGTATCACAACGTTCTGGTATGGTTTgtgtattttaacctagtttgtatttatgtgttaggttagttatttacctgaagatgagatcagattgtagatctcgaaacgtagtgttactgatttttttgtatcagtaAACGATGTctaatgtccggaaaatcctctTTCCTTTAAAATCcgtccatcgtcaaaaacaaactttaaactaatagTTGAGTGTATGATTTTAGGCAAATAAGCGAAATAGTTTAAGgtagtttaataaaataccaaACTCTACAGGTATACACGGTATAACATGACAAGGTATGACTTTCTGGTATGTCTTGTTGCATAGTAACTGGAATTCCTATTCCTCATACTTGGTGGATGATGGGCGTTTCAATTCCGTTTTAAATCGAAGTAAAAATATGAGACATGGTTATAGAAATGAATCACACTGCGATGTTTTTTATGTACATTGCC
Proteins encoded in this region:
- the LOC124363674 gene encoding uncharacterized protein LOC124363674; protein product: MHQFKGKWALLQFCQSKKKESWKTGFWLKPNLVFQFMLTKSWTLCRKIVKDEGRETPFSDGRPGKKWLELFLKRHPNIAKDNTEIISKARASVTEPQIREWFSELKNYLKDVNAEDILNDPTRIFNLDETGMCTCPKSGKVLGPKSYKNFYEISPGPEKECITVLCTFSAAGKVVQPMIVYPFKRMPRDIVDSVPPTFSIGRSDSGWMVSGTFYEYMANSLYPWLVDSKVQLPVLVFFGWP